A genomic region of Mycobacteriales bacterium contains the following coding sequences:
- the aroC gene encoding chorismate synthase — MLRWLTAGESHGPALMGIVEAVPAGVRLTTDDVADQLARRRLGHGRGARMAFERDEVEFLGGVRHGVTQGGPVAIRIGNTEWPKWSTVMAADPVDPDALQELARNAPLTRPRPGHADLVGMQKYGFDDARPVLERASARETAARVALGTVAKALLRQAYGIEVLSHVVSIGSAAIDPATPLPTPTDLGVIDESPVRVFDSAASERLVAEVDTAKREGDTLGGVVEVLAYGLPPGLGSHVHWDRRLDSKLAAALMGIQAIKGVEVGDGFLSARLRGSQVMDEIVRGDDGLTRTKGTLGGTEGGMSSGEVLRVRAAMKPISTVPRALKTIDTATGEEAVAHHQRSDVCAVPAAGVVAEAMVALVLADVALEKFGGDSVEETRRNCESYLKSLSIR; from the coding sequence ATGTTGCGCTGGCTGACCGCAGGGGAGTCCCACGGCCCCGCCCTGATGGGGATCGTCGAGGCGGTGCCCGCGGGCGTCCGGCTCACCACCGACGACGTCGCCGACCAGCTCGCCCGGCGCCGGCTCGGCCACGGCCGTGGGGCCCGGATGGCCTTCGAACGCGACGAGGTCGAGTTCCTGGGCGGCGTACGCCACGGCGTCACGCAGGGCGGCCCGGTCGCGATCCGGATCGGCAACACCGAGTGGCCCAAGTGGTCGACCGTCATGGCGGCGGACCCCGTGGATCCCGACGCTCTCCAGGAGCTGGCCCGCAACGCCCCGCTCACCCGCCCGCGGCCGGGCCACGCCGACCTGGTCGGCATGCAGAAGTACGGCTTCGACGACGCCCGGCCGGTCCTGGAGCGGGCCAGCGCCCGGGAGACCGCCGCGCGGGTCGCGCTCGGCACCGTCGCCAAGGCCCTGCTGCGCCAGGCGTACGGCATCGAGGTCCTCAGCCACGTCGTCAGCATCGGCAGCGCGGCGATCGACCCGGCCACCCCCTTGCCGACGCCGACCGACCTCGGCGTCATCGACGAGAGCCCGGTGCGGGTCTTCGACTCAGCCGCCAGCGAGCGGCTCGTCGCCGAGGTCGACACCGCCAAGAGGGAGGGCGACACCCTCGGCGGCGTCGTCGAGGTGCTGGCGTACGGGCTGCCGCCGGGCCTGGGCAGCCACGTCCACTGGGACCGCCGCCTGGACAGCAAGCTCGCCGCCGCGCTGATGGGCATCCAGGCGATCAAGGGCGTCGAGGTCGGCGACGGCTTCCTGTCCGCCCGGCTGCGCGGCAGCCAGGTGATGGACGAGATCGTGCGCGGCGACGATGGGCTCACCCGCACGAAGGGCACCCTCGGCGGCACCGAGGGCGGCATGTCCAGCGGCGAGGTGCTGCGCGTCCGCGCCGCCATGAAGCCCATCAGCACCGTGCCGCGGGCGCTCAAGACGATCGACACCGCCACCGGCGAGGAGGCCGTCGCGCACCACCAGCGCAGCGACGTCTGCGCCGTGCCGGCTGCCGGCGTCGTCGCCGAGGCGATGGTCGCGCTGGTGCTGGCCGACGTGGCGCTCGAGAAGTTCGGCGGCGACTCGGTCGAGGAGACCCGCCGCAACTGCGAGAGTTACCTGAAGTCGCTGTCGATCCGGTGA
- a CDS encoding shikimate kinase produces the protein MKPVLVLVGPPGAGKSTVGRLLAERLGVGFRDTDADIVATAGKPIAEIFIDEGEEHFRALERMAVQQALQQHDGVLSLGGGAVLSEDSRRLLSDHTVALLEVDLGNATGRVGLNRDRPVLALNPRAQLKMLLEQRMPLYREVATFAVDTNGRSAEDVVDALRQALASSP, from the coding sequence GTGAAGCCCGTCCTGGTCCTCGTCGGCCCGCCCGGTGCCGGCAAGTCCACCGTCGGGCGACTGCTCGCCGAGCGACTCGGCGTCGGCTTCCGCGACACCGACGCCGACATCGTCGCGACCGCCGGCAAGCCGATCGCCGAGATCTTCATCGACGAGGGCGAGGAGCACTTCCGGGCGCTCGAGCGGATGGCGGTCCAGCAGGCGCTCCAGCAGCACGACGGCGTCCTCAGCCTCGGCGGGGGAGCGGTGCTGAGCGAGGACAGCCGCCGGCTGCTGTCGGACCACACCGTCGCCCTGCTGGAGGTCGACCTCGGCAACGCGACCGGCCGCGTCGGCCTCAACAGGGACCGGCCGGTGCTCGCGCTCAACCCACGGGCCCAGCTCAAGATGCTGCTGGAGCAGCGGATGCCGCTCTACCGCGAGGTCGCGACGTTCGCCGTGGACACCAACGGGCGCAGCGCCGAGGACGTCGTGGACGCGCTCCGGCAGGCGCTAGCGTCGTCGCCGTGA